One Ictalurus punctatus breed USDA103 chromosome 10, Coco_2.0, whole genome shotgun sequence genomic region harbors:
- the zgc:194981 gene encoding uncharacterized protein zgc:194981 encodes MMCTLSLVAAVFMAHVVSVSSSEQNVDPNVLKAADFAIRFHNGMANYPYAYKVVDILSDSAEIYPPARVKYTIEAQAAQTTCRNNGRMNLENCSVAANAQTMICNFVVLAVPGDNTVPQHVLSQLCA; translated from the exons ATGATGTGCACGCTGAGCCTCGTTGCAGCTGTTTTCATGGCTCACGTTGTGTCTGTGAGCAGCTCGGAACAAAACGTCGACCCTAATGTACTCAAAGCGGCCGACTTTGCCATCAGGTTCCACAATGGCATGGCGAACTATCCTTATGCGTATAAAGTCGTGGACATCCTGTCTGACTCTGCTGAG ATCTACCCTCCTGCCCGAGTGAAGTACACAATAGAAGCGCAAGCTGCTCAGACGACGTGCAGAAACAACGGCCGCATGAACCTGGAGAACTGCAGCGTTGCGGCGAACGCACAA acgaTGATCTGCAACTTCGTGGTTCTGGCGGTTCCAGGAGACAACACGGTTCCTCAACATGTTCTGTCACAGCTCTGTGCCTGA
- the rbbp9 gene encoding serine hydrolase RBBP9 (The RefSeq protein has 3 substitutions compared to this genomic sequence): MAEKRVVIVPGNGSGDVEHSNWYGWVYKQINQISGVCCELRNMPDPVTARESIWLPFMEKELRCDEETLIIGHSSGAAAAMRYSETHKVFGIILVGAYTSDLGDENERKSGYFNRPWEWERIRANVKHIIQFGSTDDPFLPWDEQQEVADGLEVELHKYTDRGHFQNTHFPELISAAQKLITAG; the protein is encoded by the exons ATGGCTGTGAAGAGAGTAGTGATAGTTCCAGGGAATGGTTCAGGAGATGTTGAACACAGTAACTGGTATGGCTGGGTCTATAAACAGATTAATCAG ATATCTGGTGTGTGCTGTGAGCTGAGGAACATGCCAGACCCAG TGACGGCCAGAGAGAGCATCTGGCTGCCATTCATGGAGAAGGAGCTGCGATGTGATGAGGAGACGCTGATCATCGGCCATAGCTCAGGAGCTGCTGCTGCTATGAG GTACAGTGAGACACACAAGGTATTCGGCATCATCCTGGTGGGCGCCTACACTTCCGACCTTGGagatgagaatgagagaaagagtg GGTATTTCAACCGTCCATGGGAGTGGGAAAGGATCAGAGCTAACGTGAAACACATCATCCAGTTCGGCTCCACAGACGACCCTTTCCTACCGTGGGATGAGCAGCAGGAAGTAGCAGATGGACTGGAGGCGGAGCTTCACAAATATACAGACCGTGGACATTTTCAGAACACGCATTTCCCAGAGCTCATCAGTGCTGCAAAGAAACTGATAACGGCTGGATAA
- the sirt7 gene encoding NAD-dependent protein deacetylase sirtuin-7 codes for MKEIASMESLTEQSGLSRAERKALERAKLVQKETQRKNFKLVAGILKKPERERTQEECALLEGHRDTVQELSKRQARRNLLKLKQEELFDDEADLSTKVKQLAEAMRQARHVVVYTGAGISTAASIPDYRGPNGVWTQLQKGRAVRHSDLSEAEPTLTHMCIQMLHKVKVVQHVVSQNCDGLHLRSGLPRHALSELHGNMFIEVCVSCSPVREVIRLFDVTERTALHRHATGRRCAHCRGELRDTIVHFGERGTLEQPLNWKGAAAAAEQADLILCLGSSLKVLKKYACLWCMKKTAAKRPKLYIVNLQWTPKDDLATLKIHGKCDDVMRLLMEELGVEIPTYNRSEDPIFSLAAPLRVDEEDSHSRKTLAPPAALEHSESDSASQAEETGVQGGWFGRGYSKARKKRKTT; via the exons ATGAAAGAAATAGCAAGTATGGAGTCACTAACAGAGCAAAGCGGGCTCTCTCGGGCAGAGAGAAAAGCTCTTGAAAGAGCTAAACTCGTTCAAAAGGAGACTCAGAGAAAAAATTTTAAACTG GTGGCCGGGATATTAAAGAAACCCGAACGCGAGCGAACCCAAGAGGAGTGCGCTTTACTCGAAGGGCATCGAGACACCGTGCAAGAGCTGAGCAAACGCCAGGCTCGGAGAAACCTCCTCAAACTGAAACAGGAAGAG cTCTTTGATGATGAGGCGGATCTGAGCACCAAAGTGAAGCAGCTGGCCGAAGCGATGCGTCAGGCTCGCCACGTTGTCGTCTACACCGGAGCCGGGATCAGCACG GCTGCTTCCATCCCGGATTACCGCGGGCCTAACGGAGTGTGGACTCAGCTCCAGAAGGGACGCGCTGTCAG GCACTCGGACCTCAGCGAAGCAGAACCGACTCTGACTCACATGTGTATCCAGATGTTACACAAAGTCAAAGTG GTTCAACACGTGGTCTCTCAAAACTGTGACGGTCTCCACTTGCGCAGCGGGCTTCCCCGACACGCCCTGTCTGAGCTGCATGGGAATATGTTCATCGAG gtgtgtgtgtcgtgCTCTCCGGTTCGCGAGGTGATCCGTCTGTTCGATGTGACGGAGCGCACGGCGTTGCACAGGCACGCCACGGGCCGGCGGTGCGCCCACTGCAGAGGGGAGCTGAGGGACACCATAGTGCACTTCGGTGAGAGAGGCACCCTGGAGCAGCCGTTAAACTGGAAAGGTGCCGCGGCGGCAGCAGAACAGGCCGATCTCATCCTCTGCCTCGGCTCCAGTCTGAAG GTCCTGAAGAAGTATGCGTGCTTGTGGTGCATGAAAAAAACAGCTGCTAAGAGACCAAAGCTATATATTGTCAACCTTCAG tgGACACCAAAAGATGATTTGGCCACTCTGAAAATACATGGAaagtgtgatgatgtaatgCGTCTCCTGATGGAAGAGTTGGGAGTTGAAATTCCAACTTACAACAG ATCCGAAGATCCCATCTTCAGCTTAGCCGCCCCTCTCAGAGTGGACGAAGAGGACAGTCACAGCCGTAAAACCTTAGCGCCCCCTGCTGCGTTGGAGCACTCTGAGTCTGATTCAGCGAGTCAAGCTGAAGAGACTGGAGTACAGGGTGGCTGGTTTGGGCGAGGTTATTCCAAGgcaaggaagaaaagaaaaactacaTAG